One genomic window of Desulfuromonas sp. AOP6 includes the following:
- a CDS encoding amino acid ABC transporter permease: protein MTYLPGPSPRITRLDIILLAGLAALAVCLIYRIHSGLDYRWNWAVIPQYLLRFDEISRQWVPGLLLEGLFTTIRLSIWSMLLALTLGLTMGLFRTSPSLFKRLVGQTYVGLVRNLPPLVLIFLFYFFLSSQLNPLFSGLPAFLGEHPTISRWVGILLAPPEFLEQFLSATLTLALIEGAYITEIVRSGIQSIERGQWDAARALGLSHRHQLQDIVLPQAFQRMLPPLAGQFISTVKDSAIVSVISIQELTFQGTELMATTYLTLEVWITITLMYLLLTLSLSLGARQLERHLKNRT from the coding sequence ATGACCTACTTGCCGGGGCCGTCCCCCAGGATCACGAGACTGGATATCATCCTGCTGGCAGGTCTGGCGGCCCTCGCCGTCTGCCTGATCTACAGGATTCACAGCGGCCTCGACTACCGCTGGAACTGGGCGGTCATCCCCCAATATCTGCTGCGATTCGATGAGATCTCCCGGCAGTGGGTTCCCGGTCTGCTGCTGGAAGGTCTTTTCACGACCATCCGTCTGAGTATCTGGTCCATGCTGCTGGCCCTGACCCTGGGACTGACCATGGGTCTGTTCCGGACCAGCCCCAGCCTGTTCAAACGTCTGGTAGGGCAGACCTATGTCGGCCTGGTGCGAAATCTGCCTCCTCTGGTGCTGATTTTTCTCTTCTACTTCTTTCTGAGCAGCCAGCTCAACCCGCTGTTCAGTGGCCTGCCTGCCTTTCTCGGCGAGCACCCTACCATCTCCCGCTGGGTCGGCATCCTGTTGGCTCCGCCCGAGTTTCTGGAGCAATTCCTGTCCGCCACCCTGACGCTGGCCCTGATCGAAGGAGCCTACATCACGGAAATTGTCCGTTCCGGTATCCAGTCCATCGAAAGAGGCCAATGGGACGCGGCCCGGGCTCTCGGGCTCTCCCATCGCCACCAGCTGCAGGATATCGTTCTTCCGCAGGCTTTTCAGCGGATGCTGCCGCCTTTGGCCGGGCAGTTCATCTCCACGGTCAAAGATTCGGCCATTGTCTCCGTTATCTCCATCCAGGAGCTGACTTTCCAGGGCACCGAACTGATGGCCACGACCTACCTGACTCTGGAGGTATGGATCACCATTACCCTCATGTACCTGTTGCTGACGCTCTCCCTGTCTTTGGGGGCCCGGCAGTTAGAACGCCACCTCAAGAACCGAACCTGA
- a CDS encoding HAD-IA family hydrolase encodes MTELRTYLFDLDGTLVDSLQDLTTAINELRTDLDLAPLTLATVRGYVGDGATMLVRRALPAGTFSGNLLQDFLDRYRRHLLDHTRPYADIPAFLDSLQGAPMGVVTNKPLDMAEEVLRGLGLRPYFGTVIGGDSCAEKKPHSAPVRQALAELGSEAATAIMIGDHRTDLIAGRSAGTRTCFCAWGFGISDGNPYDYLAATPIELLRLFPGSRP; translated from the coding sequence TTGACTGAGCTGAGAACCTATCTCTTTGACCTGGACGGCACCCTGGTCGACTCGCTGCAGGACCTGACCACGGCCATCAACGAACTGCGGACTGATCTCGACCTTGCCCCCCTGACGCTGGCGACAGTCAGGGGTTATGTCGGCGACGGCGCCACCATGCTGGTCAGAAGGGCACTGCCCGCCGGGACCTTCAGCGGCAACCTCCTGCAGGATTTTCTCGACCGCTACCGGCGCCACCTCCTCGACCATACCCGTCCCTATGCCGACATCCCCGCCTTTCTCGACAGCCTGCAGGGAGCGCCCATGGGCGTCGTCACCAACAAGCCCCTTGACATGGCCGAGGAGGTTCTGCGCGGACTGGGTCTGCGCCCCTATTTCGGCACCGTCATCGGCGGCGACAGCTGTGCCGAGAAAAAGCCCCATTCGGCCCCGGTAAGACAGGCTCTGGCAGAACTGGGCTCCGAGGCGGCCACCGCTATCATGATCGGCGACCACCGCACCGACCTTATCGCCGGGCGGAGCGCCGGCACCAGAACCTGCTTCTGCGCCTGGGGGTTCGGCATCTCCGACGGCAACCCCTATGATTATCTGGCGGCAACCCCCATCGAGCTTCTCCGCCTCTTCCCGGGAAGCCGGCCTTGA
- a CDS encoding response regulator, translated as MAKILIADDSPTELAFLQETLKGTSHEIILARDGKEAEEKARTQPVDLIILDVVMPNKNGFQVCRDLKKDPKFSNIPIIITTSKSGDSDKFWGKKQGADEYITKPYEPVDILLAIKKHLGGNK; from the coding sequence ATGGCAAAGATCTTGATCGCTGACGACAGCCCCACGGAACTCGCTTTTTTGCAGGAAACCCTCAAGGGAACCTCGCACGAAATTATCCTTGCCAGAGACGGTAAGGAGGCGGAGGAAAAAGCCCGCACACAACCCGTGGACCTGATCATTCTGGATGTCGTCATGCCGAACAAAAACGGTTTCCAGGTCTGCCGAGATCTTAAAAAGGATCCCAAGTTCAGCAATATCCCTATTATTATCACCACGTCCAAATCGGGAGACAGCGATAAGTTCTGGGGGAAGAAGCAGGGTGCCGATGAATACATCACCAAACCCTATGAGCCTGTCGATATTCTGTTGGCCATCAAAAAACACCTGGGAGGGAATAAGTGA
- a CDS encoding amino acid ABC transporter ATP-binding protein codes for MIVITDISKTFPNRVQALSHFSLTIREREVVVVVGPSGSGKSTLLRCLNGLEERDGGSIVIDNIPLDENPRNRLKIRQEVGMVFQSFNLFPHLTVLENINLAQMRVRKKNRRQATALTMELLGKVNLSEKAQAYPSQLSGGQQQRVAIARALALHPKVMLFDEATSALDPEMIGEVLEVMRSLAMEGMTMVVVTHEMGFAREVGDRVVLLDHGRLIEVAPAAQFFSAPREERSRHFLQQVL; via the coding sequence ATGATTGTCATCACCGACATCAGCAAGACTTTTCCCAACCGAGTGCAGGCGCTCAGCCACTTTTCCCTGACCATCCGCGAACGGGAGGTCGTGGTCGTGGTCGGGCCGTCCGGCTCGGGCAAATCCACCCTGCTGCGCTGCCTCAACGGTCTGGAAGAAAGGGATGGCGGTTCCATTGTCATCGACAACATTCCGCTGGACGAAAATCCACGAAACCGGCTGAAGATCCGCCAGGAGGTCGGCATGGTCTTTCAGTCCTTCAACCTTTTTCCACACCTGACCGTGCTGGAGAATATCAATCTGGCACAGATGCGGGTACGCAAAAAAAACCGCCGGCAGGCTACGGCTCTGACCATGGAACTCCTCGGCAAAGTCAATCTGAGCGAGAAAGCCCAGGCCTATCCTTCTCAGCTCAGCGGCGGCCAGCAGCAGCGGGTCGCCATCGCTCGCGCGCTGGCCCTGCACCCGAAAGTCATGCTTTTTGATGAGGCCACCAGCGCCCTGGATCCCGAAATGATTGGTGAAGTCCTTGAAGTCATGCGTTCACTGGCCATGGAGGGGATGACCATGGTGGTCGTCACCCATGAGATGGGTTTCGCCCGGGAGGTCGGTGACCGTGTTGTCCTGCTCGACCACGGCCGTTTAATTGAAGTGGCGCCGGCCGCCCAATTTTTCAGCGCTCCCCGCGAAGAAAGAAGTCGCCACTTTCTGCAGCAGGTGCTTTGA
- a CDS encoding DUF4388 domain-containing protein, with protein MSNEAKRILVVDDSPTVRRLIELILSQQGYKIYTAEDGEKGLEVAREVSPSAILVDFVMPRMNGHMFCKTLRSDPKMKDIPIILISSKGEVVGQAFEESFGVLHYFTKPFEPDDLLAKLEQVLSGKPVSPPEEIPPASMPAKGKAPAPTTPSAAPQAPAPTAKAVKAEAEAPAGITGQSIAVEVQDALDKLLRQYFQKDFPVLMKNVMADTLRETGLVKSETLVLSGDLSHLSLPDVLNFIHNSRLSGRLSIFSRDIFGEIFLENGLFVFSTVSRKGTHRFLTDLMCRDGRLKCSKKALQGVIEESRSKNLPVGRVLVERGHITNDELMEYLKRHAQEAFNAILEVSSGNFFLEKDALPVNLQDISFRLPLMNVLMEGLRLLDEKQLAQTEFKDENVVLVRLITNEDALESINLTEKELTFFSIIDGKKTLRQLIEKSGMTPLETKRICYTLTKVGLLQRKYIQER; from the coding sequence ATGAGCAATGAAGCCAAGCGCATTCTCGTCGTGGATGATTCCCCCACCGTACGACGTCTTATCGAACTGATCCTTTCGCAGCAGGGCTACAAGATCTACACGGCCGAGGATGGGGAGAAAGGGCTCGAAGTAGCCAGGGAAGTCTCTCCGTCCGCCATTCTCGTCGATTTCGTCATGCCCCGCATGAACGGCCACATGTTTTGCAAAACCTTGCGCTCCGACCCCAAGATGAAGGACATTCCCATCATCCTGATTTCCTCCAAAGGGGAAGTTGTCGGGCAGGCCTTTGAAGAGTCCTTCGGCGTACTCCATTATTTCACCAAACCCTTCGAGCCCGACGATCTTCTCGCCAAGCTCGAACAGGTTCTCTCTGGAAAACCGGTGAGCCCACCGGAAGAAATCCCCCCCGCCAGTATGCCCGCGAAGGGAAAGGCGCCTGCTCCGACAACCCCGAGCGCTGCGCCCCAGGCCCCGGCGCCAACAGCCAAGGCCGTCAAAGCAGAGGCGGAAGCTCCCGCTGGGATCACGGGCCAGTCCATCGCCGTCGAGGTGCAAGACGCTCTGGACAAGCTGCTTCGCCAGTATTTCCAGAAAGACTTCCCGGTCCTGATGAAGAATGTTATGGCCGACACCTTGCGGGAGACGGGACTGGTCAAAAGCGAAACACTGGTTCTCTCCGGCGATCTGTCTCATCTCTCCCTGCCCGACGTACTGAATTTCATTCACAACTCCCGACTCTCGGGCAGACTGTCCATCTTTTCCCGTGATATTTTCGGGGAAATTTTTCTTGAAAACGGCCTCTTTGTCTTTTCAACGGTCAGTCGCAAAGGAACCCACAGGTTCCTTACCGACCTTATGTGCCGGGACGGTCGTCTGAAATGCAGCAAAAAAGCTCTGCAAGGTGTTATCGAAGAATCCCGTTCCAAAAATCTTCCCGTTGGACGGGTGCTCGTCGAGCGGGGCCACATTACCAATGATGAACTGATGGAATATCTCAAACGCCACGCTCAGGAGGCCTTCAACGCCATTCTGGAAGTAAGTTCGGGAAATTTCTTCCTCGAAAAGGACGCCCTGCCGGTCAATCTGCAGGACATCAGCTTCCGTCTACCCCTGATGAATGTCCTGATGGAAGGGCTGCGCCTGCTCGATGAAAAGCAACTGGCCCAGACGGAGTTCAAGGACGAAAACGTGGTTCTTGTCCGCCTGATTACCAACGAGGATGCCCTGGAATCGATCAATCTTACGGAAAAGGAATTGACTTTCTTCTCCATTATCGATGGGAAAAAGACCTTGCGGCAGCTTATTGAAAAAAGCGGCATGACCCCCCTCGAGACAAAGCGGATCTGCTACACACTCACCAAGGTGGGCCTGCTGCAGCGGAAATATATACAGGAAAGATAG
- a CDS encoding amino acid ABC transporter permease, giving the protein MWQLLSHLKRSPSIAWVKFLLLCAGIIWLLIHGAQNLGYHWQWYRVPRYLFTLENGVFTWGPLLKGLGVTFEIVGISLALAFVIALLTALARISSSAVAGLLARLYLETIRNTPLLIQIFFVYFVLSPILDLGRVTAAVLALSAFEGAYASEIIRAGIVSIHRGQWEAAHSLGLGRLDTYGSVILPQAFRRILPPLTSQAISLVKDSALVSTIAIYDLTMQGQAIVAETFLTFEIWFTVAAIYLGVTLTLSALVKGLETHLKERTA; this is encoded by the coding sequence ATGTGGCAATTACTCTCTCACCTGAAGAGATCGCCCTCCATCGCCTGGGTCAAATTTCTGCTGCTCTGCGCCGGCATCATCTGGCTGCTTATTCACGGCGCCCAGAACCTCGGCTACCACTGGCAGTGGTACCGGGTGCCACGCTATCTCTTCACCCTGGAAAACGGCGTCTTTACTTGGGGTCCGCTGCTGAAGGGGTTGGGCGTTACCTTTGAGATCGTCGGCATCAGCCTGGCACTGGCCTTCGTGATCGCCCTGCTGACGGCATTGGCCCGGATTTCTTCTTCAGCCGTGGCGGGACTGCTGGCGAGACTATACCTGGAGACCATCCGCAACACGCCGCTGCTCATCCAGATTTTTTTTGTCTATTTCGTGCTTTCCCCCATTCTGGACCTGGGTCGGGTCACTGCCGCCGTGCTGGCCCTGAGCGCCTTCGAGGGAGCCTACGCTTCGGAAATCATCCGGGCGGGGATCGTCTCTATCCATCGGGGTCAATGGGAGGCGGCGCACAGCCTGGGTCTGGGACGCCTCGACACCTATGGCAGCGTCATTCTGCCACAGGCCTTCCGCCGCATCCTCCCCCCCCTGACCAGTCAGGCCATCTCCCTGGTGAAGGATTCCGCCCTCGTCAGCACCATCGCCATTTACGATCTCACCATGCAGGGGCAGGCCATTGTCGCCGAGACTTTTCTGACCTTCGAGATCTGGTTCACTGTGGCAGCCATCTATCTGGGCGTCACCTTGACCTTGTCGGCTCTAGTCAAGGGACTTGAAACCCACCTGAAGGAAAGAACGGCATGA
- a CDS encoding DUF3365 domain-containing protein codes for MFKNLTIRKRIMAILAIVYVISLSLAVGGGYYVLRQDTIRESLEKTEIFSAAMSSSAAYLGSSIRPKVLEYLPETYFPEATVGIFMLTTIAKTVQDQYPEYIYRIASPNPLNPENLANEWEEQTIKKFETGEMDTWRGFVDRDGKEYYAVATPMSAGQNCIWCHDTPEVAHPKMVEQYGTRSGYGYTLGDVVGARIVYVPTDVALAQAKKKLAYFAGGFSLFFLLALIAVDRIIVSSVVRPIERIVAAAEDISRGKMDREFEVTSNDEIKALADAFKRMKVSLSKAMDILRK; via the coding sequence ATGTTCAAAAATTTGACCATCCGTAAACGCATCATGGCCATTCTCGCCATTGTCTATGTCATATCCCTGAGCCTTGCCGTCGGTGGCGGCTATTATGTCCTGCGGCAGGACACTATTCGTGAGTCCCTGGAAAAAACCGAGATCTTTTCCGCGGCCATGAGCAGCTCGGCCGCCTACCTGGGCAGCTCCATTCGCCCCAAGGTTCTGGAATACCTTCCCGAAACCTATTTCCCCGAGGCGACGGTCGGCATTTTCATGCTCACCACCATCGCCAAAACGGTTCAGGACCAGTATCCCGAATATATTTACCGCATCGCCTCACCCAACCCCCTCAATCCAGAAAATTTAGCCAATGAATGGGAAGAGCAAACCATAAAGAAATTCGAAACCGGCGAAATGGACACCTGGCGTGGTTTCGTTGATCGTGATGGCAAGGAATACTACGCCGTGGCCACGCCCATGTCTGCCGGACAGAACTGCATCTGGTGTCATGACACCCCCGAGGTGGCGCACCCCAAAATGGTTGAGCAATACGGCACCCGCTCTGGCTATGGCTACACCCTGGGGGACGTGGTCGGCGCTCGCATCGTCTATGTTCCCACCGATGTCGCCCTGGCCCAGGCCAAGAAAAAACTGGCCTATTTCGCCGGCGGCTTCAGCCTCTTCTTCCTGCTGGCCCTCATCGCCGTTGACCGCATTATCGTCAGCAGCGTGGTGCGCCCCATCGAAAGAATCGTGGCCGCTGCCGAAGACATCAGCCGCGGCAAAATGGACCGTGAGTTCGAAGTGACCTCCAACGACGAGATCAAGGCGCTGGCCGATGCCTTTAAACGCATGAAGGTCTCGCTCTCCAAAGCGATGGACATTTTGAGAAAATAA
- a CDS encoding chemotaxis protein CheW translates to MRNTLLPVFLEEALENFGNIEKCLQSLGKIGDSGQELLEPAFRSAHTIKGTAGLVKLAETSTIARRLEEALETLNLSGNIPSSAEVKVLNLAFEVLREQVRLTSENQPERTGAAAEVDQALREAEAATRRPSFSVVPQQGGEEPSPLTIPMERIVPAAAEPTEPPELEALQEEAAFDALQESIEFDPDEENSTRVALRGFACCHFQVAGVEYYLPMENMLEISPLPPLTRLPLAPDYIQGLANLRGSVVPVIHLGRLNGHRGAASSDRHLVIAISGTEKIGFIAESMPNLSMETPGEVIHPSTFIQKFKIGAA, encoded by the coding sequence ATGCGTAACACACTCCTGCCTGTTTTTCTGGAAGAGGCCCTGGAAAACTTTGGCAACATAGAGAAATGCCTGCAATCCCTCGGCAAGATCGGGGATAGCGGGCAGGAACTTCTGGAGCCCGCCTTCCGTTCGGCCCACACCATTAAAGGGACGGCAGGTCTCGTCAAACTGGCGGAAACCAGCACCATTGCCCGCCGTCTGGAAGAGGCCCTGGAAACCCTCAACCTGTCCGGCAACATTCCCTCCTCAGCGGAGGTCAAAGTGCTTAACCTGGCCTTCGAAGTTCTACGGGAACAGGTGCGTCTCACGAGCGAAAACCAGCCCGAAAGAACTGGGGCCGCCGCCGAGGTTGATCAGGCTCTGCGGGAAGCCGAGGCCGCCACCAGACGCCCGAGCTTTTCTGTCGTACCGCAACAGGGGGGGGAGGAACCATCCCCCCTGACTATCCCAATGGAGAGAATCGTGCCGGCGGCTGCAGAACCGACGGAGCCTCCTGAGCTCGAAGCCCTCCAGGAAGAGGCCGCCTTTGACGCTCTGCAGGAGAGCATCGAGTTTGACCCGGACGAGGAAAACTCCACACGCGTCGCCCTGCGAGGATTCGCCTGCTGCCATTTTCAGGTGGCGGGAGTCGAATATTATCTGCCGATGGAAAACATGCTGGAGATCTCTCCCTTGCCCCCTCTGACGCGGTTGCCTCTCGCCCCCGACTACATACAGGGGTTGGCCAACCTGCGCGGCTCCGTTGTTCCCGTCATCCATCTGGGACGGCTTAACGGACACAGGGGCGCGGCATCCTCGGACAGGCACCTGGTTATCGCCATATCGGGCACTGAAAAAATAGGCTTCATCGCCGAGAGCATGCCGAACCTTTCCATGGAGACACCGGGCGAGGTGATCCACCCATCCACCTTCATCCAAAAATTCAAAATAGGAGCAGCCTGA
- a CDS encoding hybrid sensor histidine kinase/response regulator, with protein sequence MASIQESALQLFYEEAEEHLAILEEGLLQMEKNPVVHPEDIDRLFRSAHTIKGSAGLMKLKTVAAVSHRLEDTLEGIRDGRSVATRAKADALLFALDQIRELIRLAGEGNTEPDGFLEEVDQQLQFAEKQASEMVQTERVQVQAVMKPVDPSTDQDSTYAGSERRTGSRRDDDSAVVSGGIIKVAADKIEAMMEILGEITVSKTHMINELSVIDKIREEVEFAGSRLLREVSTFSERFAYALPEQVKATDSMLAEFHELEFDRYDELNLFARTLQEITNDINEALRTMADFFSDFNTEIDQLDRMTVDMKERISEARTIQASNLFQRFTRSVRELSKQTGKPLELIVSGGETLIDRAVYDGLYDPLLHIVRNAVAHGFESVEDREKLGKPAVGTIWLSAKRLGNTVEIVIRDDGRGIQFDKVRKRALEKGFITPDQDVSEQELVDMIFRPGFSTTETTDSTSGRGVGMNVVMDRLASLNGTIDIDTIQGQGTTMRLTLPLSLVIVNIIQFRVGEQRFVIPSTLVSEIVDLPAGDDIPEYLDVRGNKLPLVDLNSFFGLPRTGSTAPLRFAIVTQASGVKTSLLVEEIISQEDTVIKPFDSMLREMPYFSGSSISGDGTLRLVINPTRLLASVEKSFLPEEAVAFVDENQAPRVLIVDDSLSVRKYASMLLEAHGIEVLTANNGMDALNVLDENQVDFIITDLEMPIMHGYELLGELGRRGVLDTIPVAVLTSRAGKQHQDKAYSLGASDYLIKPFEEESLLEVVRRNTQRH encoded by the coding sequence ATGGCCAGCATTCAGGAAAGCGCTCTGCAGCTATTCTATGAAGAGGCGGAGGAGCATCTGGCCATCCTGGAAGAAGGCCTGCTGCAGATGGAGAAAAATCCGGTCGTCCACCCCGAGGATATCGACCGCCTTTTCCGTTCGGCCCACACGATAAAGGGATCGGCCGGCCTAATGAAGCTCAAGACCGTCGCCGCTGTTTCCCACCGTCTGGAGGATACCCTTGAGGGTATCCGCGACGGTCGCAGCGTCGCGACCAGGGCAAAGGCTGACGCGCTGCTCTTCGCACTCGACCAGATCCGCGAACTGATCCGGCTGGCCGGCGAGGGGAATACCGAACCCGATGGTTTTCTGGAGGAGGTTGATCAACAGCTCCAGTTTGCCGAAAAGCAGGCATCGGAGATGGTTCAGACGGAGCGGGTTCAGGTGCAGGCCGTGATGAAGCCCGTGGACCCATCGACGGATCAGGATTCCACCTATGCAGGCAGCGAACGGCGGACAGGCTCCCGGAGGGATGATGACTCGGCCGTTGTTTCAGGCGGGATCATCAAGGTGGCGGCTGACAAAATCGAGGCCATGATGGAAATTCTCGGAGAGATCACCGTCTCCAAGACCCACATGATCAACGAACTCAGCGTCATCGATAAAATCAGGGAAGAGGTCGAGTTTGCCGGCTCCCGCCTGTTGCGTGAAGTCAGTACCTTCTCTGAACGCTTCGCCTATGCGCTGCCCGAACAGGTAAAAGCGACCGATTCCATGCTGGCCGAATTCCACGAGCTCGAATTTGACCGCTATGACGAGCTCAATCTCTTTGCCCGCACTCTGCAGGAAATCACCAACGACATCAACGAAGCCCTGCGGACCATGGCTGACTTCTTCAGCGACTTCAATACAGAAATCGACCAGCTCGATCGCATGACGGTCGACATGAAGGAACGGATTTCAGAAGCCAGGACCATCCAGGCCTCCAATCTTTTCCAGCGCTTCACCCGTTCCGTAAGAGAACTGTCCAAACAGACAGGAAAACCCCTGGAGCTTATTGTCTCCGGCGGCGAGACTCTTATCGACCGCGCCGTTTATGACGGCCTCTACGATCCGCTGCTCCATATCGTCCGCAATGCCGTTGCCCACGGTTTCGAGTCGGTGGAAGACCGTGAAAAATTGGGCAAACCCGCCGTCGGCACCATCTGGCTGTCGGCCAAAAGGCTCGGCAACACGGTCGAAATCGTAATCCGCGATGACGGCCGGGGCATTCAGTTCGACAAGGTCCGTAAAAGGGCCCTTGAAAAAGGATTTATCACGCCGGATCAGGATGTGTCGGAGCAGGAATTGGTCGACATGATCTTCCGGCCCGGCTTCAGCACCACCGAAACGACCGACTCCACTTCCGGCCGCGGGGTCGGCATGAACGTTGTCATGGACAGGCTGGCCTCCCTCAATGGTACCATCGATATCGACACTATTCAGGGACAGGGCACCACCATGCGACTGACGCTGCCCCTGTCGCTGGTCATCGTCAACATCATTCAGTTCCGGGTCGGCGAGCAACGCTTTGTCATTCCCTCAACTCTTGTGTCCGAGATTGTCGACCTGCCAGCCGGCGACGATATTCCCGAATACCTCGATGTGCGCGGGAACAAACTCCCGCTGGTCGACCTGAACAGCTTTTTCGGCCTGCCCCGGACAGGCAGTACTGCCCCTTTGCGCTTCGCCATCGTCACCCAGGCCTCAGGCGTAAAAACAAGCCTTCTGGTGGAAGAAATTATCAGCCAGGAAGATACGGTTATCAAACCCTTCGATTCCATGCTCAGAGAGATGCCCTATTTTTCAGGCAGCAGCATCTCCGGTGACGGCACCTTGCGTCTGGTCATCAACCCTACCCGCCTGCTCGCCTCTGTTGAAAAATCTTTCCTTCCTGAGGAAGCCGTGGCCTTCGTAGATGAAAACCAGGCCCCGCGAGTGCTGATCGTCGACGACTCCCTCAGCGTACGCAAATACGCGTCCATGCTGCTCGAAGCCCACGGCATCGAGGTTCTCACCGCCAACAACGGCATGGACGCCCTGAACGTCCTGGATGAAAATCAGGTGGATTTCATTATCACCGACCTCGAAATGCCCATCATGCACGGCTACGAACTTCTCGGAGAGCTTGGCCGCCGCGGTGTTCTCGACACCATCCCTGTGGCCGTACTCACCTCCCGAGCCGGCAAACAGCATCAGGACAAAGCCTATTCTCTCGGCGCCTCGGACTACCTGATAAAGCCTTTCGAAGAGGAATCCCTGCTGGAAGTCGTCCGACGCAATACGCAGCGTCACTAG
- a CDS encoding transporter substrate-binding domain-containing protein produces MVRFRRFFTTLTVLLAGFALACPSPAADIRQELVEKSTLEQALRKGTLRIGMSTFVPWAMKDKTGNLVGFEIDVATRLAEDMGVKAQFVPTKWSGIIPALLTGKFDIIIGGMGIRPDRSIKVNFSIPYDYSGMSLVAHREKAAGYATLADFNREDVVIVARIGTTAATATKTFIPKATLRLFDDESQAIQELLNGRAHAFVTSKPTPAFLALKHADKLFLPLPDTFTREPIGFAIRKGDVDFLNYLDSWIRVVEAEGWLEQKRQYWFESREWETLIQ; encoded by the coding sequence ATGGTCCGATTCAGACGTTTCTTCACGACTCTCACCGTTCTGCTGGCTGGATTTGCCTTGGCCTGTCCTTCACCGGCCGCCGACATCCGCCAGGAACTTGTGGAGAAGAGCACGCTGGAGCAGGCTCTTCGCAAAGGCACCCTGCGCATCGGCATGTCGACCTTCGTTCCCTGGGCCATGAAGGACAAGACCGGCAACCTGGTCGGCTTTGAAATCGACGTTGCCACCCGGCTGGCCGAGGACATGGGAGTCAAGGCACAATTTGTCCCGACAAAATGGTCGGGCATCATCCCGGCTCTGCTCACCGGCAAATTCGACATTATCATTGGCGGCATGGGGATTCGTCCCGATCGCAGTATCAAGGTCAATTTCTCCATCCCCTATGACTATTCCGGCATGTCTCTCGTTGCTCACCGGGAGAAAGCCGCAGGCTATGCCACCCTGGCGGATTTCAACCGGGAGGATGTCGTCATCGTCGCCCGCATCGGCACAACCGCAGCAACAGCCACCAAAACCTTCATCCCCAAGGCGACCCTGCGCCTGTTCGATGATGAATCCCAGGCCATTCAGGAGCTGCTGAACGGACGGGCCCATGCCTTCGTCACCTCCAAGCCCACTCCGGCTTTCCTGGCCCTGAAGCACGCCGACAAGCTTTTTCTCCCTCTGCCGGACACTTTTACCCGGGAGCCTATCGGCTTTGCCATCCGCAAGGGAGACGTGGACTTTCTCAACTACCTCGACAGTTGGATCCGCGTGGTGGAGGCAGAGGGCTGGCTGGAGCAGAAGCGGCAGTACTGGTTCGAAAGCCGCGAGTGGGAGACCCTGATTCAGTAG